The following are from one region of the Longimicrobium sp. genome:
- a CDS encoding ATP-binding protein, translating into MHLRADQKLFLSYLAVIAAVVVALTLGVGSMLRRHLAGMVADDMRRELLLARTIEEQNPALEPDSMADWLGRVSGRRVTIIAPGGRVLGDSERDGRALAAMENHGGRPEVREAFQGHLGRDVRVSTSIGAEYLYLAVPASTGPVIRVSVPLREVNRAVARVQRGIFGVGVVALVLTGVLSFGFSRLVTHPVRQIAAVARAMAAGDLSRRARTRHRDELGEMADALDTLAGELQRRLGQLEGERAEMQALIDSMAEGVIAVDAQGRVRRANPAARRMFSLAGDPRGMTPEAVARRPGFLEVVGHALAGQAVHPAELALDGRHLLATAQPLPGGGAVLVFLDVSQLRRLEDVRRDFVANASHELKTPLTAIRGFSETLLDPELPPELRRQFADTVKTNADRLQRIVDDLLDLSRLESGGWRVEPEIVSVAEIARDAWSGFRDRAGQKGVRFAAAVPPEAEFVHADPAALRQVFSNLYSNSLRYVPEGGGIEVGAECVDDAHGGKGAADGGAGAWVQVSVRDTGAGIPSAHLPRIFERFYRVDAARSREEGGTGLGLAIVKHMVEGHGGTVRAESRLGQGTVIRFTLPAPDEPDLPPEPHAGEPAEAGAEPG; encoded by the coding sequence GTGCACCTTCGCGCCGACCAGAAGCTCTTCCTCAGCTACCTCGCGGTGATCGCGGCGGTGGTGGTGGCGCTCACGCTGGGGGTGGGCTCCATGCTCCGGCGCCACCTCGCCGGGATGGTGGCCGACGACATGCGCCGCGAGCTCCTCCTGGCGCGCACCATCGAGGAGCAGAACCCCGCGCTCGAGCCCGACTCCATGGCCGACTGGCTGGGGCGGGTGAGCGGCCGGCGCGTCACCATCATCGCCCCGGGCGGGCGCGTGCTGGGCGACTCGGAGCGCGACGGGCGGGCGCTCGCCGCCATGGAGAACCACGGCGGCCGCCCCGAGGTGCGCGAGGCGTTCCAGGGGCACCTGGGGCGCGACGTGCGCGTCAGCACCTCGATCGGCGCCGAGTACCTGTACCTGGCGGTGCCCGCCTCCACCGGCCCGGTGATCCGCGTCTCCGTCCCCCTGCGCGAGGTCAACCGCGCCGTCGCCCGCGTGCAGCGGGGGATCTTCGGCGTGGGCGTGGTGGCGCTCGTGCTCACCGGCGTCCTCTCCTTCGGCTTTTCCCGGCTGGTCACGCACCCCGTGCGGCAGATCGCGGCGGTGGCGCGCGCCATGGCGGCGGGCGACCTCTCGCGCCGGGCGCGGACGCGGCACCGGGACGAGCTGGGCGAGATGGCCGACGCGCTCGACACCCTGGCCGGCGAGCTGCAGCGGCGGCTGGGGCAGCTGGAGGGCGAGCGCGCCGAGATGCAGGCGCTCATCGACAGCATGGCCGAGGGCGTCATCGCCGTCGACGCGCAGGGGCGGGTACGGCGCGCCAACCCCGCCGCCCGGCGCATGTTCTCGCTCGCCGGCGACCCGCGCGGGATGACGCCCGAGGCGGTGGCGCGCCGCCCCGGGTTCCTGGAGGTGGTGGGGCACGCGCTGGCGGGACAGGCCGTGCACCCCGCCGAGCTGGCGCTGGACGGCCGCCACCTGCTGGCCACCGCCCAGCCGCTCCCCGGCGGGGGCGCGGTGCTGGTGTTCCTCGACGTGTCGCAGCTGCGGCGGCTGGAGGACGTGCGGCGCGACTTCGTGGCCAACGCCAGCCACGAGCTGAAGACGCCGCTCACCGCCATCCGCGGCTTCAGCGAGACGCTGCTGGACCCCGAGCTGCCCCCCGAGCTGCGCCGCCAGTTCGCCGACACGGTGAAGACCAACGCCGACCGCCTGCAGCGCATCGTCGACGACCTGCTGGACCTGTCGCGGCTGGAGTCGGGCGGGTGGCGGGTGGAGCCCGAGATCGTCTCGGTGGCCGAGATCGCCCGCGACGCCTGGTCGGGCTTCCGCGACCGCGCCGGGCAGAAGGGCGTGCGCTTCGCGGCCGCCGTCCCCCCCGAGGCGGAGTTCGTCCACGCCGACCCGGCCGCGCTGCGCCAGGTCTTCAGCAACCTCTACAGCAACTCGCTGCGCTACGTCCCCGAGGGCGGCGGCATCGAGGTGGGCGCCGAGTGCGTGGACGACGCGCACGGAGGGAAGGGCGCGGCGGACGGCGGGGCGGGGGCGTGGGTGCAGGTCTCGGTGCGCGACACCGGCGCGGGGATCCCCTCGGCGCACCTGCCGCGCATCTTCGAGCGCTTCTACCGGGTGGACGCGGCCCGCTCGCGCGAGGAGGGCGGCACGGGGCTGGGGCTCGCCATCGTCAAGCACATGGTGGAGGGCCACGGCGGCACCGTCCGGGCCGAGAGCCGGCTGGGCCAGGGCACCGTCATCCGCTTCACCCTCCCCGCCCCCGACGAGCCCGACCTGCCGCCCGAGCCGCACGCTGGCGAGCCCGCCGAAGCCGGCGCGGAGCCGGGCTGA
- a CDS encoding porin, with protein MPVRHRGAIAVTFALLASATRLAAQQTPTGVVLKSGAAEITLNGRVHTQFNTTSVDDEPATLMELRRLRLEVTVRVNDVVSGRIQPDFAPGNRVVMKDAYLRLAFDPAFEILAGQANRPFSPIHLTSSNRILPIERGVRIRGLDDAWDEYNLVSGLGYADRDVGLQVLGSPRGAPLGLSYQAGWFNGPARGETGSESTYQLGARLAIHPLERLRVGAAWSSRDFVLADSLALPGGLERTERGSAWEVDVELGAYERPGPHLVAEAAFGDFDPHADARFFGAQAWLAYRTDSVGTKISAVEPVFRISYGDPDVDDEAAVEGGGTLLTPGINVYLGGLNRVMFNWDFWNPLSGRSENGFRAQFQLAF; from the coding sequence ATGCCCGTGCGACATCGCGGTGCAATCGCCGTTACGTTCGCCCTGCTCGCCTCCGCCACACGCCTGGCCGCCCAGCAGACGCCCACGGGCGTGGTGCTGAAGAGCGGCGCGGCCGAGATCACCCTCAACGGCCGCGTGCACACGCAGTTCAACACCACCAGCGTCGACGACGAGCCGGCCACGCTGATGGAGCTGCGCCGCCTGCGGCTGGAAGTCACGGTCAGGGTCAACGACGTGGTGAGCGGCAGGATCCAGCCCGACTTCGCGCCGGGGAACCGGGTGGTGATGAAGGACGCCTACCTGCGCCTCGCCTTCGACCCCGCCTTCGAGATCCTCGCCGGGCAGGCGAACCGCCCGTTCAGCCCCATCCATCTCACCAGCTCCAACCGCATCCTCCCCATCGAGCGCGGCGTGCGCATCCGCGGCCTGGACGACGCGTGGGACGAGTACAACCTGGTGAGCGGGCTCGGCTACGCCGACCGCGACGTGGGCCTGCAGGTGCTGGGCTCGCCCCGCGGCGCGCCGCTCGGCCTCAGCTACCAGGCGGGCTGGTTCAACGGCCCCGCGCGGGGGGAAACGGGGAGTGAGAGCACCTACCAGCTCGGCGCGCGCCTGGCGATCCACCCGCTCGAGCGGCTGCGCGTGGGCGCCGCCTGGAGCAGCCGCGACTTCGTGCTCGCCGACAGCCTGGCCCTCCCCGGGGGGCTGGAGCGGACCGAGCGCGGCAGCGCCTGGGAGGTGGACGTGGAGCTCGGCGCGTACGAGCGCCCGGGGCCGCACCTGGTGGCCGAGGCCGCGTTCGGCGACTTCGACCCGCACGCCGACGCGCGCTTCTTCGGCGCGCAGGCGTGGCTGGCGTACCGCACCGACTCGGTGGGGACGAAGATCAGCGCCGTCGAGCCCGTCTTCCGCATCAGCTACGGCGATCCCGACGTGGACGACGAGGCCGCCGTGGAGGGCGGCGGCACGCTGCTGACGCCGGGGATCAACGTCTACCTCGGCGGGCTGAACCGCGTGATGTTCAACTGGGACTTCTGGAACCCGCTCTCCGGCCGCAGCGAGAACGGCTTCAGGGCGCAGTTCCAGCTCGCGTTCTGA
- a CDS encoding response regulator transcription factor, whose amino-acid sequence MSETHILVVDDEPDISALVAYHLARESYRVRTASSGPEAIRAVELERPDLVVLDLMLPGMSGLQVLEELRRRPETQEIPVILLTARREEQDRITGLRLGADDYVAKPFSPQELILRVGAVLRRVQQAPPPGKGGKVVRVGPFTVDSGAARAEVDGRALDLTPTEYRLLLTLMERRGRVQSRRQLLEAVWEVTANIATRTVDMHVQRLRNKLGDFAEWIETVRGFGYRFRTEPPRG is encoded by the coding sequence ATGAGCGAGACCCACATCCTGGTGGTCGACGACGAGCCCGACATCTCGGCGCTCGTGGCCTACCACTTGGCGCGCGAGTCGTACCGGGTGCGGACCGCGTCCAGCGGCCCCGAGGCGATCCGCGCGGTGGAACTGGAGCGCCCCGACCTGGTCGTGCTGGACCTGATGCTCCCCGGGATGAGCGGCCTGCAGGTGCTGGAGGAGCTGCGCCGCCGCCCCGAGACGCAGGAGATCCCGGTGATCCTGCTCACCGCGCGGCGCGAGGAGCAGGACCGCATCACGGGCCTCAGGCTGGGGGCCGACGACTACGTGGCCAAGCCGTTCAGCCCGCAGGAGCTGATCCTGCGCGTGGGGGCGGTGCTGCGGCGGGTACAGCAGGCGCCGCCGCCGGGGAAGGGGGGCAAGGTGGTGCGCGTGGGCCCCTTCACGGTCGACTCCGGCGCCGCGCGCGCCGAGGTGGACGGGCGGGCGCTGGACCTGACGCCGACGGAGTACCGGCTGCTGCTGACGCTGATGGAGCGGCGCGGCCGGGTGCAGAGCCGGCGGCAGCTGCTGGAGGCGGTGTGGGAGGTGACGGCCAACATCGCCACGCGCACGGTGGACATGCACGTGCAGCGGCTGCGCAACAAGCTGGGCGACTTCGCGGAGTGGATCGAGACGGTGCGGGGGTTCGGGTACCGGTTTCGCACGGAGCCGCCGAGGGGATAG
- a CDS encoding carboxypeptidase regulatory-like domain-containing protein, with amino-acid sequence MRTIRSLLTLLAALLAPAALAAQVGVTTDVISGRVTDASGQPVAAAQIEAVSVESGVRRTTTTRADGRYTIVFPEGGGQYRLRAVALGFAPATMNLQRTADEDVLTANFRLGEQAIQLQGIQATAQRTPPPGRGDAGSTERFVPSELVNRLPLEDNDPARIATLSPGVVATTSADSTEQRGSFSVAGQRQSLNQVTLDGTSFASALTGGQAGGGSPLSLPQEGLRGTQVVTNSYDVARGQFAGGQVALTTRSGTNNFSGSFNWQLRDPTLQGGAGRPEWGGGFTQNRFSGGFGGPIKRDKLFYYLSFSGQRRTDQLFSLTPGDADAVTALGVSPDSVSRFLDVLQGRYGVTGRTGRFDRTVDALSLLGRVDWAMNERHTLALRGHLNLSGQERARIGFLETLENGGESDTDSRGGILTLTSRFGGGWINELRASLTEDRREQLPYAQVPEGRVRVSSTLPDGERGVATLAFGGDRSLPTNTRETVLELSNELSFLFRDQHRIKLGGLVNHTGFEQQSTFNRLGSFEFASLEDFAAGLPSRFTRTLTPRVTQGGGINAAIYLGDTWRPRTELQLTFGLRAEASRFDDEPAFNPRVEQLFGRRTDRLPAELHLSPRAGFSWRLSEQGEPLRIVRGGFGEFRGRAPFSLYATALDQTGLEGSESQLVCVGPAVPTPDWAAYAADPSTIPTTCAAGGPGVGVPRRPNVSVFGDGFSAPRSWRASLGLQNQVRRTLGFSVDLSQAWGVALFDVRDLNLRPDAPITLPAEGNRPVYVPAGAIVPTTGEVAFFASRRDQELAHVFEIDSNLRSTTTQVTLGVNGLLPRPRVLFSASYTWMRSRDQSSFSGGSPQFGFQNVPVAGDPNVREWATSDLERRHQVILTAGLPLSQAVELTFIGRATSGQPFTPMVGGDINGDGVRNDRAFVFDAATAYDTALANGMARLLAGADDRVADCLRSQAGRIAGRNSCRGPWFTTLDARGTFRPELPRLGRRLSISLDAQNLFAGLDLLLHGQDGLHGWGQQGFGRDETLLYPRGFDPVERRFVYEVNEQFGEQRTRRTGFSPFQVQLSARLNVGRQQQGGGFAGGLGAIALGGFGGGGGGGGGGGDRGGFGGIFRQGGGVDVDALLDRLIPEPVSAILLLRDTLRITDEQAARLQTIVDSVKAKNDPVREEIRAAVQAAGANPDPQTIFQRIGPQLNRARQNVQAALDAAQKVLTPEQWRRVPAALRNPFGPFGGPGGGGFGPGGQGRPRGEGRPERPRPEGQQQPRPGQQPQPAPAPAPAPPPAPAPAPAPAPEPPPAPAPAPSPAPAPPPPPPPGG; translated from the coding sequence ATGCGCACGATCCGCAGCCTCCTGACACTCCTGGCCGCCCTGCTGGCGCCGGCCGCCCTGGCCGCGCAGGTGGGCGTCACCACCGACGTGATCTCCGGGCGCGTCACCGACGCCAGCGGCCAGCCCGTGGCCGCCGCGCAGATCGAGGCCGTCTCGGTCGAGTCCGGCGTGCGGCGGACGACGACCACGCGGGCCGACGGGCGCTACACCATCGTCTTCCCCGAGGGTGGGGGGCAGTACCGCCTGCGCGCCGTGGCCCTGGGCTTCGCGCCCGCCACGATGAACCTGCAGCGCACGGCCGACGAGGACGTGCTCACCGCCAACTTCCGCCTGGGCGAGCAGGCGATCCAGCTGCAGGGGATCCAGGCCACGGCCCAGCGCACCCCGCCCCCGGGCCGCGGCGACGCGGGCTCCACCGAGCGCTTCGTCCCCAGCGAGCTGGTCAACCGCCTCCCGCTGGAGGACAACGACCCCGCGCGCATCGCCACCCTCTCCCCCGGCGTGGTGGCCACCACCAGCGCCGACTCCACCGAGCAGCGCGGCTCGTTCTCGGTGGCCGGCCAGCGCCAGTCGCTCAACCAGGTGACGCTCGACGGCACCTCGTTCGCCAGCGCGCTCACCGGCGGGCAGGCGGGCGGGGGCTCGCCGCTGTCGCTGCCGCAGGAGGGCCTGCGCGGCACGCAGGTGGTGACCAACAGCTACGACGTGGCCCGCGGCCAGTTCGCCGGCGGCCAGGTGGCGCTGACGACGAGGAGCGGGACGAACAACTTCTCGGGCTCGTTCAACTGGCAGCTCCGCGACCCCACGCTGCAGGGCGGCGCCGGGCGGCCGGAGTGGGGGGGCGGCTTCACCCAGAACCGCTTCAGCGGCGGCTTCGGCGGGCCGATCAAGCGCGACAAGCTCTTCTACTACCTCTCCTTCTCGGGCCAGCGGCGCACCGACCAGCTCTTCTCGCTCACCCCGGGCGACGCCGACGCGGTGACGGCGCTGGGCGTCTCGCCCGACTCGGTCTCCCGCTTCCTCGACGTCCTGCAGGGCCGGTACGGGGTCACCGGCCGCACCGGGCGCTTCGACCGCACCGTGGACGCGCTCTCCCTCCTGGGCCGCGTGGACTGGGCGATGAACGAGCGGCACACGCTGGCGCTGCGCGGGCACCTGAACTTGTCGGGGCAGGAGCGCGCGCGCATCGGCTTCCTGGAGACGCTGGAGAACGGGGGCGAGAGCGACACCGACAGCCGCGGCGGGATCCTCACCCTCACCAGCCGCTTCGGCGGGGGGTGGATCAACGAGCTGCGCGCCTCGCTCACCGAGGACCGGCGCGAGCAGCTCCCCTACGCCCAGGTCCCCGAGGGGCGCGTGCGGGTGAGCTCCACCCTCCCCGACGGCGAGCGCGGGGTGGCCACGCTGGCCTTTGGTGGCGACCGCTCGCTCCCCACCAACACGCGCGAGACGGTGCTGGAGCTTTCCAACGAGCTGTCGTTCCTCTTCCGCGACCAGCACCGCATCAAGCTGGGCGGGCTGGTCAACCACACCGGCTTCGAGCAGCAGTCGACGTTCAACCGGCTGGGCTCGTTCGAGTTCGCCTCGCTGGAAGACTTCGCGGCGGGGCTCCCGTCGCGCTTCACCCGCACGCTGACCCCGCGCGTCACCCAGGGCGGGGGGATCAACGCCGCCATCTACCTGGGCGACACCTGGCGGCCGAGGACCGAGCTGCAGCTCACCTTCGGGCTGCGGGCGGAGGCCTCGCGCTTCGACGACGAGCCGGCCTTCAACCCGCGGGTCGAGCAGCTCTTCGGGCGGCGGACGGACCGTCTTCCCGCGGAGCTCCACCTGAGCCCGCGCGCCGGCTTCTCCTGGCGCCTCTCCGAGCAGGGCGAGCCGCTCCGCATCGTCCGCGGCGGCTTCGGCGAGTTCCGCGGGCGCGCGCCGTTCTCGCTCTACGCCACGGCGCTCGACCAGACGGGGCTGGAGGGGAGCGAGAGCCAGCTGGTGTGCGTGGGCCCCGCGGTGCCCACCCCCGACTGGGCGGCGTACGCGGCCGACCCGTCCACCATCCCCACCACCTGCGCGGCGGGCGGCCCCGGCGTCGGCGTCCCCCGTCGGCCCAACGTGTCGGTGTTCGGCGACGGCTTCTCGGCGCCGCGCTCGTGGCGGGCGTCGCTCGGCCTGCAGAACCAGGTGCGGCGCACGCTCGGCTTCTCGGTGGACCTGAGCCAGGCGTGGGGGGTGGCCCTCTTCGACGTGCGCGACCTGAACCTGCGCCCCGACGCGCCGATCACCCTCCCGGCGGAAGGGAACCGCCCGGTCTACGTCCCGGCGGGCGCAATCGTCCCCACCACGGGCGAGGTGGCGTTCTTCGCCTCGCGGCGCGACCAGGAGCTCGCGCACGTCTTCGAGATCGACTCGAACCTGCGCTCCACCACCACGCAGGTGACGCTCGGCGTCAACGGGCTGCTGCCGCGGCCGCGCGTGCTCTTCAGCGCCAGCTACACCTGGATGCGCTCGCGCGACCAGTCGTCGTTCTCGGGCGGCTCGCCGCAGTTCGGCTTCCAGAACGTGCCGGTGGCGGGCGACCCCAACGTGCGCGAGTGGGCCACCAGCGACCTGGAGCGGCGCCACCAGGTGATCCTCACCGCGGGGCTGCCGCTCTCGCAGGCGGTGGAGCTCACCTTCATCGGCCGGGCGACGTCGGGGCAGCCGTTCACGCCCATGGTGGGCGGCGACATCAACGGCGACGGGGTGAGGAACGACCGCGCCTTCGTCTTCGACGCGGCCACGGCGTACGACACGGCGCTGGCGAACGGGATGGCGCGCCTGCTGGCCGGCGCGGACGACCGGGTGGCCGACTGCCTGCGCTCCCAGGCGGGGCGCATCGCGGGGCGCAACTCGTGCCGCGGGCCCTGGTTCACCACGCTGGACGCGCGCGGCACCTTCCGCCCCGAGCTGCCGCGCCTGGGCCGGCGCCTCTCCATCTCGCTCGACGCGCAGAACCTGTTCGCGGGGCTCGACCTGCTCCTGCACGGACAGGACGGGCTGCACGGCTGGGGGCAGCAGGGCTTTGGGCGCGACGAGACGCTGCTGTACCCGCGCGGGTTCGACCCCGTGGAGCGGCGCTTCGTCTACGAGGTGAACGAGCAGTTCGGCGAGCAGCGCACGCGGCGCACCGGCTTCTCGCCCTTCCAGGTGCAGCTCTCGGCGCGGCTGAACGTGGGGCGGCAGCAGCAGGGCGGCGGCTTCGCCGGCGGGCTGGGGGCCATCGCCCTCGGCGGGTTCGGGGGAGGCGGCGGAGGGGGCGGCGGCGGTGGGGACCGCGGAGGGTTCGGCGGGATCTTCCGCCAGGGCGGCGGGGTGGACGTCGACGCGCTGCTGGACCGCCTGATCCCCGAGCCGGTCTCGGCGATCCTGCTGCTGCGCGACACGCTGCGGATCACGGACGAGCAGGCGGCGCGGCTGCAGACGATCGTCGACTCGGTGAAGGCGAAGAACGATCCCGTGCGCGAGGAGATCCGCGCGGCGGTGCAGGCGGCCGGCGCCAACCCCGACCCGCAGACGATCTTCCAGCGCATCGGCCCGCAGCTGAACCGGGCGCGGCAGAACGTGCAGGCCGCGCTCGACGCCGCGCAGAAGGTGCTCACTCCCGAGCAGTGGCGGCGGGTGCCGGCGGCGCTGCGCAACCCGTTCGGCCCCTTCGGCGGCCCCGGCGGCGGCGGGTTCGGCCCGGGCGGACAGGGCCGCCCCCGCGGCGAGGGCCGCCCCGAGCGCCCGCGCCCGGAAGGCCAGCAGCAGCCGCGCCCCGGGCAGCAGCCGCAGCCGGCGCCCGCTCCGGCACCTGCGCCTCCCCCGGCGCCCGCTCCGGCTCCCGCGCCGGCGCCGGAGCCGCCTCCGGCCCCTGCGCCGGCTCCATCGCCCGCGCCCGCGCCTCCTCCGCCTCCGCCGCCGGGGGGCTGA